A section of the Paenibacillus antri genome encodes:
- a CDS encoding carbohydrate ABC transporter permease, producing the protein MFILPALVAFCFVRIVPMLKAFYFSFTDWDGYSDDVKFIGFKNFVRLFQDPTVGNSVVVTLIFVISSVLVINAFAVLFAVLLKAAGPLTGMYRSVFFLPIVVSPVAVAFIWRSMYSYDGLLNYLLHALQITTQHIGWLTDTKLALLSVIIVNIWRNTGFHMVIILAALMTIPKELYEASDIDGCNAWQKFKSVTLPLLTPGLTVSVILATIGSLKQYDLVAVLTGGGPVNSTQVLSIKIIQDAFRYNESGYASAISFVLLFGILTVTILQHWILKKKEVEY; encoded by the coding sequence TTGTTTATACTACCGGCTTTAGTCGCCTTCTGCTTTGTCCGGATCGTTCCGATGCTTAAGGCGTTCTATTTCAGTTTTACGGATTGGGACGGGTATTCCGACGACGTCAAGTTTATCGGCTTCAAAAACTTCGTCAGGCTGTTTCAAGATCCTACGGTCGGGAACTCGGTCGTCGTAACGCTCATCTTCGTAATTTCGTCCGTATTGGTCATTAACGCGTTCGCCGTCCTCTTCGCCGTACTGCTGAAGGCCGCAGGTCCTCTGACCGGAATGTATCGCAGCGTCTTCTTCTTGCCGATCGTCGTCAGCCCGGTCGCCGTCGCCTTCATCTGGCGATCGATGTATTCTTACGACGGGCTGTTGAATTACCTGCTTCATGCGTTGCAGATTACCACGCAGCATATCGGATGGTTGACGGATACGAAGCTTGCGCTGCTTTCCGTCATTATCGTTAATATTTGGCGCAACACCGGGTTTCATATGGTGATCATCCTTGCCGCTCTGATGACGATCCCGAAAGAATTGTACGAAGCATCCGACATCGATGGCTGCAACGCTTGGCAGAAGTTCAAATCCGTAACGCTCCCGCTTCTGACGCCAGGACTGACGGTGAGCGTCATTTTGGCGACGATCGGCAGCTTGAAGCAATACGATCTCGTGGCGGTGCTGACGGGCGGCGGACCGGTCAACTCGACCCAGGTACTGTCGATTAAGATTATTCAGGACGCGTTCCGTTACAACGAGAGCGGGTATGCTTCGGCGATTTCCTTTGTGTTGTTGTTCGGCATCCTCACAGTGACGATCCTTCAACATTGGATACTAAAGAAGAAAGAAGTGGAGTACTAA
- a CDS encoding sensor histidine kinase, with product MRNIFAFRFPSRYFKNALLLKLVLVYSTIMLVPLLLTIYIITNHVDEQMVEIEIDRQDDLTTKMSEYVDEQYSKIRDIVFWFYNSGANTQPVVDMLVESGKNDSAFQPHIIKNRITSELNKVVMWDKEILDIVLINSNKDVFSTSKRSVSLGYDFVGNLPLGRLDASDKRMHKYPSGNLDYILEGDVPVISHVGNLYDLTNLLNIRHTGRYIINLSSVEVMNHYRSFAGTSDADLYVMLNDGTVLFSNETDAIGSTYPFLEQVSKLPAHEADLGGETYILNKADLSDYGLSIVVQTPKNAITSSTKMLIRQILSIFVVGVVIVLALTSLFSTNIANRIKRLLSAMRQVEKGNFDARVHYESRDEIGQLAAAFNRMCERLKGHVDMVYLAEIKTKSAELSSLQSKINPHFLLNTIESIRMKAVEEDSQEISHMLYTLGRLFHWKVRSTQYIITVEEELEYISSYLYLMQFRYQDQLEVKMNVDEDLHELGIPILLLQPIIENASQHALFHKDQRSILSIRGYRDQHHIVFDIVDNGIGMDELQVRVLEEKTNHAHGASQIGLSNVQQRIRVLFGEPYGLSIASKKHYWTRVRVTIPAMMKKEMDVLVPDFYR from the coding sequence ATGAGGAACATCTTCGCATTTCGCTTTCCAAGTCGATACTTCAAGAACGCTCTCTTGCTGAAGCTTGTCCTCGTCTACTCCACTATCATGCTCGTCCCGCTGCTGCTCACGATCTATATCATCACGAATCATGTCGACGAACAAATGGTAGAAATCGAAATCGACAGGCAGGACGATCTTACGACCAAGATGAGCGAGTACGTGGACGAGCAATACAGTAAAATCCGGGATATCGTATTTTGGTTTTACAATTCCGGCGCGAACACGCAGCCGGTCGTAGATATGTTAGTCGAGTCGGGGAAAAATGACAGCGCTTTCCAACCGCATATCATTAAAAACCGCATTACCAGTGAATTGAATAAGGTCGTTATGTGGGACAAAGAAATTCTCGATATCGTATTGATCAACTCCAATAAGGACGTCTTCAGCACGTCGAAGCGCTCGGTATCCCTCGGCTACGACTTCGTGGGCAACTTGCCGCTCGGCCGATTGGATGCCTCAGACAAGCGAATGCACAAATACCCAAGCGGCAATCTCGACTATATTCTCGAGGGCGACGTCCCCGTCATCTCGCATGTGGGAAATCTATACGATCTTACCAACTTATTGAACATACGTCATACCGGTCGTTATATTATCAATTTATCCTCCGTCGAGGTGATGAATCATTATCGAAGCTTTGCGGGTACGAGCGACGCAGATTTGTACGTCATGCTCAACGACGGCACCGTCCTGTTCAGCAACGAAACCGACGCGATCGGAAGCACGTACCCTTTTCTCGAACAAGTCTCGAAATTGCCGGCGCACGAAGCGGATTTAGGCGGAGAAACCTACATTCTGAATAAAGCCGACCTTAGCGACTATGGTCTGTCCATCGTCGTCCAGACTCCGAAGAACGCCATCACCTCGAGTACGAAGATGCTCATCCGGCAAATCTTATCGATCTTCGTCGTCGGCGTCGTCATCGTTCTTGCCCTCACGTCTCTATTCTCCACGAACATCGCGAATCGGATCAAGAGGCTGTTATCGGCCATGCGTCAGGTCGAGAAGGGCAATTTCGACGCCCGCGTCCACTACGAGAGCCGGGATGAAATCGGGCAGCTGGCCGCCGCCTTCAATCGGATGTGCGAGCGCTTGAAGGGACATGTCGACATGGTTTACCTTGCGGAAATTAAAACGAAAAGCGCCGAACTTTCCTCCCTGCAGTCCAAGATCAACCCGCACTTTCTGCTCAACACGATCGAATCGATCCGGATGAAGGCCGTGGAGGAAGACTCTCAAGAAATCTCGCATATGCTGTATACGCTAGGGCGATTATTCCATTGGAAGGTCCGATCCACGCAATACATTATCACGGTGGAGGAAGAGCTCGAATATATTTCCTCTTACCTTTATCTCATGCAGTTCCGGTATCAAGATCAATTAGAAGTGAAAATGAACGTCGACGAGGATCTACACGAGCTGGGGATCCCTATCCTGCTGCTGCAGCCGATCATCGAAAACGCCAGCCAACACGCTTTATTCCATAAAGATCAGCGCTCCATATTGTCGATCCGCGGATATCGCGATCAGCATCATATCGTCTTCGATATCGTCGACAACGGCATCGGGATGGACGAGCTGCAGGTGCGAGTGCTCGAGGAGAAGACGAACCATGCGCACGGAGCCTCCCAGATCGGTCTAAGCAACGTGCAGCAACGCATCCGCGTCTTATTCGGCGAGCCTTACGGTCTTTCCATCGCCAGCAAGAAACATTACTGGACCCGAGTCCGAGTCACGATCCCTGCGATGATGAAGAAGGAGATGGACGTCCTTGTACCAGATTTTTATCGTTGA
- a CDS encoding sulfatase family protein — protein MMKPNILFVMTDQLRADALGKTGGWVRTPNLDRLAAEGMLFGGCVTNAPVCIPARVSLATGLYPHQTGVWGNMEYDLPVRSDTWMQAIRNQGYRTSIIGKTHLHRHKGDLRDRESFMHAYGFDDVNEIGGPRASMHVGSQMTDEWKKAGQWDRYIQDYEERFADKPYTAKPSVLPLELYADVYVGTKAKEYLRDYAHDQPWFCMVSFGGPHEPWDTPEPYASLYDPSEMPLPIPRTEAEGARPNGYLDFLFKDPAHSPAATPEEIAAMRANYAGNVTLIDEQIGGILEVLEARGVLDRTVILFTSDHGEMNGDHGLIYKESFLNSAVRVPLLIWTPHIRKSRHAGTVYPGLVELIDVGPTLCELAGTALHYPQCGKSLVPVLEAPESTHREDALVEIHGEAMLQTSEWKLAVNAEGAPYLLFSLQEDPTEQRNLVDLPDFRHIVEALMRRVSERRGNL, from the coding sequence ATGATGAAGCCGAATATTTTGTTCGTTATGACGGATCAGCTGCGCGCGGACGCTCTCGGGAAGACGGGGGGCTGGGTGCGTACTCCGAATCTCGATCGGCTTGCGGCGGAGGGGATGCTGTTCGGCGGGTGCGTGACGAACGCGCCCGTTTGCATTCCCGCAAGAGTGTCTCTGGCCACCGGCTTGTACCCGCATCAGACAGGGGTGTGGGGAAATATGGAATACGACCTCCCCGTCCGCAGCGATACTTGGATGCAAGCCATCCGCAATCAAGGCTATCGAACTTCTATCATCGGCAAGACGCATCTTCATCGTCATAAGGGGGACCTTCGGGACCGCGAATCTTTTATGCATGCCTATGGATTCGACGACGTGAACGAAATCGGTGGCCCAAGGGCCAGTATGCATGTCGGAAGCCAAATGACCGACGAATGGAAGAAGGCGGGGCAATGGGATCGGTACATTCAGGATTATGAGGAGCGCTTCGCAGACAAGCCCTATACGGCTAAACCGTCCGTATTGCCATTAGAGCTGTATGCCGATGTGTACGTCGGAACGAAGGCGAAGGAATACCTCCGGGACTATGCGCATGATCAGCCTTGGTTTTGCATGGTCAGCTTCGGAGGTCCGCATGAACCTTGGGATACTCCGGAACCTTACGCGAGTTTGTACGATCCTTCGGAGATGCCGCTTCCCATTCCGAGAACGGAGGCCGAAGGCGCGCGTCCCAACGGATATTTGGATTTTTTGTTCAAAGATCCTGCGCATTCCCCCGCCGCAACCCCGGAGGAAATCGCGGCCATGAGGGCGAATTATGCAGGGAACGTCACGTTAATCGATGAACAAATCGGCGGCATTCTCGAGGTGTTGGAGGCAAGAGGGGTTCTCGATCGGACGGTCATCCTGTTTACTTCGGACCATGGAGAGATGAACGGGGATCACGGACTGATTTATAAGGAAAGCTTCTTAAACAGCGCCGTGCGCGTGCCGCTTCTGATCTGGACGCCTCATATCCGCAAGAGCCGCCATGCGGGAACCGTCTACCCCGGATTGGTCGAGCTGATCGACGTCGGACCTACCCTTTGCGAGTTGGCCGGGACGGCACTGCATTACCCGCAATGCGGGAAATCGTTGGTCCCCGTTCTAGAAGCGCCGGAATCGACGCACAGGGAAGACGCGCTCGTCGAAATTCACGGCGAAGCGATGCTGCAGACCAGCGAGTGGAAACTGGCGGTAAACGCGGAGGGCGCCCCCTATTTGCTATTCTCGCTGCAAGAGGACCCGACCGAGCAGCGGAATTTGGTCGACCTGCCGGATTTCCGGCATATCGTCGAGGCTCTTATGCGTAGAGTGTCGGAGAGAAGAGGTAATTTATAG
- the pgmB gene encoding beta-phosphoglucomutase, with protein sequence MNPSLKAVVFDLDGVITDTAEHHYLAWKAIGDELGLPFTRSFNENLKGVSRMESLRLLLSLSKEPLRFTEEQLEALATRKNELYKRLIMEITPQDALPGIPELLDELKRRGVKTAIASASKNAFTVIDNLRMNDRFDCIVDAAQIRNSKPDPEVFLKAAELLGVEPEACVGVEDAVAGVEAIRAANMASIAIGDAAAFPEADLVLPSTGELTVERVREAWERKRKA encoded by the coding sequence ATGAACCCATCGCTGAAAGCCGTCGTCTTCGACTTGGACGGCGTCATTACGGATACGGCGGAGCATCATTACCTCGCGTGGAAGGCGATCGGCGACGAGCTCGGGCTGCCTTTCACGAGATCATTCAACGAGAACTTGAAGGGCGTCTCCCGCATGGAGTCCCTTCGCCTGTTGTTAAGCTTATCGAAGGAGCCGCTGCGCTTTACGGAAGAGCAATTGGAGGCGCTGGCGACGCGCAAGAACGAGCTGTACAAGCGGCTCATCATGGAGATTACGCCGCAGGACGCGCTGCCCGGCATTCCGGAGCTGCTCGACGAGCTGAAGCGGCGCGGCGTAAAGACGGCGATCGCCTCCGCCAGCAAGAACGCCTTCACCGTCATCGACAATTTGCGGATGAACGACCGGTTCGATTGCATCGTGGATGCGGCGCAGATTCGCAACTCGAAGCCGGATCCGGAAGTGTTCCTGAAGGCGGCGGAGCTGTTGGGCGTAGAACCGGAAGCTTGCGTCGGCGTGGAGGATGCGGTCGCCGGCGTGGAGGCGATTCGCGCCGCGAATATGGCGTCGATCGCGATCGGAGACGCCGCGGCGTTCCCCGAGGCCGATCTGGTGCTGCCTTCCACCGGGGAATTGACCGTGGAGCGGGTGCGGGAAGCTTGGGAGCGGAAAAGGAAGGCGTAA
- a CDS encoding carbohydrate ABC transporter permease: MRRAMAVAKHSFTTLFVLITLVPLYSVIINSVKSSGDIISTPFRITTPTLDNFKHVFGAQNNVLQMYGNSITITGISLFFILLLAPMAGYYIARSPSRWTSVLLIFFMTGIMIPDEVTIIPLVDMFVQMKLVGKLYGMILFYIGAKLAVSIFLYMKFISTIPAELEESAVIDGAKPFRIFWQVIYPLLTPCTATLVVFVGMHIWNDFLMPLYLLQGSGARTITVGIFSAIGDYSENWGHIFAWVVAASAPILILFLMAQRFFIDGLTAGAVKG, encoded by the coding sequence ATGAGACGGGCGATGGCCGTTGCCAAACACAGCTTTACGACCTTGTTCGTTTTGATCACCCTCGTACCCTTATATAGCGTCATCATTAATTCGGTGAAATCTTCCGGGGATATTATCTCGACGCCGTTCCGCATCACGACACCTACGTTGGATAATTTTAAACACGTGTTCGGGGCGCAGAACAACGTTCTCCAGATGTACGGCAACTCGATTACGATTACCGGCATTTCGTTGTTTTTCATCCTGCTCCTCGCCCCGATGGCGGGGTACTACATTGCCAGAAGCCCGTCGCGGTGGACGTCCGTGCTGCTGATTTTCTTTATGACGGGCATCATGATTCCGGACGAAGTGACCATTATCCCCTTGGTCGATATGTTCGTGCAGATGAAGCTCGTCGGGAAGCTGTACGGCATGATCTTGTTTTATATCGGCGCCAAGCTGGCCGTATCCATCTTCTTGTACATGAAGTTTATTTCCACGATTCCGGCGGAGCTGGAGGAATCGGCGGTCATCGACGGGGCGAAGCCGTTCCGGATTTTCTGGCAGGTGATCTACCCGTTGCTGACGCCGTGTACGGCGACGTTGGTCGTATTCGTCGGGATGCATATTTGGAACGACTTCTTGATGCCGTTGTACTTGCTGCAAGGCTCGGGCGCGAGAACGATTACTGTAGGTATCTTCTCGGCGATCGGCGATTACAGCGAAAACTGGGGTCATATCTTCGCCTGGGTCGTGGCGGCGTCGGCGCCTATTTTGATTTTATTCCTTATGGCGCAGCGGTTCTTTATCGATGGACTGACCGCCGGTGCCGTGAAAGGGTAA
- a CDS encoding glycoside hydrolase family 65 protein, with protein sequence MSWSIRSAELTQAELLNNESIFALGNGYIGVRGNFEEGYAPGMNSIRGTYLNAFHDVITIPYGEKLHGFPGTQQKLVNGIDAQSVTILVGDKREPFSLFTGTVRSFERALNMDAGSAVRSVHWVSPEGQELKVSFTRLVSFAVRELFAIHIEIEPISVQGPITIVSTINGDVENYTAANDPRVASGHAKLLRTVSSGTAQDVDYVVDETSASGLRMSCATAYSHSDAIAVERAADERSVMYTARFDGGRPLFFTKRNIYTDTLRHGADPLSAGLRIASEAASAPFSEQLARQRAYVADFWKRSDIVIGDDARLQEGIRFNLYQLLQSAGQDAHSNIAAKGLTGEGYEGHYFWDTEIYMFPVFLMTQPAIAKQLLIYRHGILDFARARAREMGHKQGALYPWRTISGTECSSFFPSGTAQYHISADIAYSYSQYYMATEDNDFLWQYGAEVLIETARLWIEIGHYYDGAFHIDEVTGPDEYTCCVDNNYYTNAMAKHNLRWAARSCRTLSRLDADRFGALAEKLGVTEEEILGWDRAAEAMLLPYDEALDINPQDDTFLRKQVWDFDNTPEEHYPLLLHYHPLTIYRYQVCKQADTVLAHFLLEDEQRLDTIRSSYDYYEKITTHDSSLSTCIFSIMASKVGYAEKAYDYFKETARLDLDNTHGNTKDGLHLANMGGTWMAIVFGFAGVRIKDTHLALAPAIPAAWDRYEFKIQYKGRTIDVRITKAEAQLTLSEGDALQVRLYDRDIALEPGKAYVQAIQS encoded by the coding sequence ATGTCTTGGTCGATTCGAAGCGCAGAGCTTACGCAGGCGGAGCTCTTAAATAACGAAAGCATCTTCGCGTTAGGAAACGGATATATCGGCGTTCGAGGCAATTTCGAGGAAGGGTACGCGCCCGGGATGAACAGCATCCGCGGGACGTACTTGAACGCGTTCCATGACGTCATTACGATCCCGTACGGGGAGAAGCTGCACGGCTTCCCCGGCACGCAGCAGAAGCTGGTCAACGGCATCGACGCGCAATCCGTCACGATCCTTGTCGGCGACAAGCGGGAGCCGTTCAGTTTGTTTACGGGAACGGTGCGCTCCTTCGAGCGCGCGCTGAACATGGACGCCGGATCCGCCGTCCGTTCGGTGCATTGGGTGTCCCCGGAAGGGCAAGAGCTGAAAGTCTCGTTCACGCGTCTCGTCTCGTTCGCTGTGCGCGAATTGTTCGCGATTCATATCGAGATCGAGCCGATTTCCGTACAGGGTCCGATTACGATTGTTTCTACGATTAACGGCGACGTGGAAAATTATACGGCGGCGAACGACCCGCGCGTCGCGTCGGGCCACGCGAAGCTGCTGCGCACCGTATCGAGCGGCACGGCGCAGGACGTCGACTATGTCGTCGACGAGACGTCCGCGTCGGGGCTGCGAATGAGCTGCGCGACCGCGTATTCGCATTCCGACGCGATCGCGGTCGAGCGCGCGGCGGACGAGCGATCCGTCATGTACACGGCCCGGTTCGACGGCGGCCGGCCGCTCTTCTTCACGAAGCGGAACATCTATACGGATACGCTGCGCCACGGCGCCGATCCGCTGTCGGCCGGCCTTCGCATCGCCTCCGAAGCGGCGAGCGCACCGTTCTCCGAGCAGCTCGCGCGGCAGCGCGCGTACGTCGCCGACTTCTGGAAGCGGTCCGACATCGTCATCGGCGACGACGCCCGCCTGCAGGAGGGCATCCGCTTTAACCTGTACCAATTGCTCCAATCGGCGGGCCAAGACGCGCACAGCAACATCGCCGCCAAGGGGTTGACCGGCGAGGGCTACGAGGGTCATTACTTCTGGGATACGGAAATCTATATGTTCCCGGTCTTCTTAATGACGCAGCCGGCCATCGCGAAGCAGCTGCTGATTTACCGCCATGGGATTCTGGATTTCGCGAGAGCGCGAGCGAGAGAGATGGGACATAAGCAAGGCGCGCTGTACCCGTGGAGAACGATTTCCGGTACGGAATGCTCGTCCTTCTTCCCCTCCGGCACGGCGCAATATCATATCAGCGCGGATATCGCGTACAGTTATTCTCAATATTATATGGCGACGGAAGACAACGATTTCCTATGGCAATACGGCGCGGAAGTGTTGATCGAGACGGCGCGGCTGTGGATCGAGATTGGCCACTACTACGACGGCGCGTTCCATATCGACGAAGTGACCGGTCCGGACGAATACACCTGCTGCGTCGACAACAACTATTACACGAACGCGATGGCGAAACACAATTTGCGCTGGGCCGCTCGAAGCTGCCGGACGCTGTCGCGGTTGGACGCCGATCGATTCGGCGCGTTGGCCGAGAAACTCGGCGTAACCGAAGAGGAAATTCTTGGTTGGGATCGCGCCGCGGAAGCGATGCTGCTCCCGTATGACGAAGCGCTCGACATCAACCCGCAGGACGACACGTTCCTTCGCAAGCAAGTATGGGATTTCGACAATACGCCGGAAGAACATTACCCGCTTCTGCTGCACTACCATCCGTTAACGATTTATCGTTATCAGGTGTGCAAGCAGGCGGATACCGTTCTCGCCCACTTCCTGCTCGAGGACGAGCAGCGCCTCGACACGATCCGCAGCTCGTACGACTACTACGAGAAAATCACGACGCATGATTCGTCGTTGTCCACTTGCATTTTCAGCATTATGGCCTCGAAGGTCGGATACGCGGAGAAAGCCTACGATTACTTCAAGGAAACCGCTCGGCTGGACTTGGACAATACGCATGGAAATACGAAGGACGGCTTGCATCTCGCCAATATGGGCGGAACGTGGATGGCGATCGTGTTCGGCTTCGCCGGGGTACGGATCAAGGACACGCATTTGGCGCTCGCGCCGGCCATCCCTGCCGCGTGGGACCGCTACGAATTTAAGATTCAATACAAAGGCCGAACGATCGACGTCCGCATCACGAAAGCCGAAGCGCAGTTGACGCTTTCGGAAGGGGACGCGCTGCAGGTGCGTCTGTACGATCGAGACATTGCGTTGGAGCCGGGGAAGGCCTACGTGCAAGCGATTCAATCCTAA
- a CDS encoding ABC transporter substrate-binding protein — protein MKKWLTGVASSILALGVLAGCGGGTEPAGGNGGSDSGNSNEKVEISFLYQMDDKRTQPYWDELIADFESKNPNIKIKGMSYPDVAKKGDYIKTLYATGQLPDVTLAGLEDIKLIDGVFMEVPENIVSLFDENALSKRDGKVYTLPTAKYIMLDMFYNTEIFKKYNLTPPKTWAEFLALCQTLKDNGMNPMVEAGQGVSGYILHNPMMTVMLNEIANDYPQKLVSGELKFNGPEIAEIATRFQELWNKGYYQEGSLSFTAPQKEEAFMKGSAAMVVDGQFNAAKYAEGSNFEVGWFPLPAVNSADTYPVMYGDDVGVSAESKHPEADWKLVEYLFSSDVYRSLIAPMSATHTTKEAITYEQNYLSTSMNEISSQLKPLTSFMKIESFPSGTTEAFRSTAQEIAYGADVQKSLDQLENKFRQLLE, from the coding sequence GTGAAGAAGTGGCTTACCGGTGTAGCAAGCAGTATTCTGGCGTTAGGAGTCCTTGCCGGATGCGGCGGAGGGACGGAACCGGCCGGCGGAAACGGCGGCTCGGACTCGGGCAACTCCAACGAGAAGGTCGAAATATCTTTCTTGTATCAAATGGACGATAAGCGCACGCAGCCGTATTGGGACGAGTTGATCGCCGACTTCGAATCGAAAAATCCGAACATCAAGATCAAGGGAATGTCTTATCCCGACGTCGCGAAGAAAGGCGATTACATTAAGACGTTGTATGCCACGGGGCAGCTGCCGGACGTGACGTTAGCCGGTCTAGAAGACATCAAACTGATCGACGGCGTGTTTATGGAAGTTCCCGAGAATATCGTTTCCCTCTTCGACGAGAACGCGCTCTCCAAGCGCGACGGAAAGGTGTATACGCTGCCGACGGCAAAGTACATCATGCTCGATATGTTCTATAACACGGAAATTTTTAAGAAATACAACCTGACGCCTCCGAAGACATGGGCGGAATTCCTTGCACTCTGCCAAACCCTGAAGGATAACGGAATGAATCCGATGGTCGAAGCGGGGCAAGGCGTTTCCGGATATATCCTGCACAATCCGATGATGACAGTCATGTTGAACGAGATCGCGAACGACTATCCGCAGAAGCTCGTCTCGGGCGAGCTGAAGTTCAACGGCCCCGAAATCGCAGAGATCGCGACTAGATTCCAGGAGCTGTGGAACAAAGGGTATTACCAAGAGGGCTCCCTCTCGTTCACGGCGCCGCAGAAGGAAGAAGCTTTCATGAAGGGATCGGCGGCTATGGTCGTCGACGGGCAATTCAACGCCGCGAAATACGCGGAAGGCAGCAACTTCGAAGTAGGCTGGTTCCCGCTCCCGGCGGTGAATTCCGCGGACACGTATCCGGTCATGTATGGCGACGATGTAGGCGTTAGCGCCGAATCGAAGCATCCGGAAGCCGATTGGAAGCTGGTCGAGTACTTATTCTCTAGCGACGTATACCGAAGCCTCATCGCGCCGATGAGCGCGACGCATACGACGAAAGAAGCAATCACTTACGAACAGAACTATCTTTCGACGAGCATGAACGAGATCTCTTCGCAGCTGAAGCCGCTCACCTCGTTCATGAAGATCGAATCGTTCCCGTCCGGAACGACCGAGGCGTTCCGCAGCACCGCGCAGGAAATCGCCTATGGCGCGGACGTGCAAAAATCGCTGGACCAATTGGAAAACAAATTTAGACAATTGCTCGAATAA
- a CDS encoding response regulator transcription factor: protein MYQIFIVDDEIAIRTGMKRIIPWEEYGLEICGEASNGLEAFRYITEHQPDLVVCDIRMPVMDGLELIRQAHAKGVRSRFIVLSGHNDFDYVKEAIQYHVENYLLKPVNVDELKQTVRQVTKKLETEQLRHVIDIEGKEMIKHNVLNRIVHQQISSYEFKNKLELFQPDMRLTDADAQVAVIDFSSDDPDGRWMAPEMLREVERMCLSTIDPAQAIPFIDFAGRVVVIYMLRNGAPGQARMQRDLQNVYDRSAKPAGIRWMMTVGNAVSSYKLLHESYRNALDAQPARLYYNERDVIFYEEVQRKRTPDKPAMSMDYRLIEELTLECKGDELVAYIRDGFDRFGREEADPHSVRFVALEVVISLLRVLRAEGVAPSQVFEDEHRLLHLVNEFNDMERLLHWLLLKTDKTVLAIEARKASSLSKVTKDLLAYIDRYYHENFSLKSLAQEMHFNAVYMGRLFRNETGEVFSEYVTRVRIDKSLHLLRSTNKKVNEIARALGFNNANYYCAVFKERMGVTPTEYRNRKRAVPR, encoded by the coding sequence TTGTACCAGATTTTTATCGTTGACGACGAGATTGCGATCCGCACCGGCATGAAGCGCATCATTCCTTGGGAAGAGTACGGTTTGGAGATTTGCGGAGAAGCTTCGAACGGCCTGGAGGCATTCCGTTACATTACGGAGCATCAGCCGGATCTCGTTGTCTGCGATATCCGCATGCCCGTGATGGACGGCCTCGAGTTGATCCGGCAAGCGCATGCGAAGGGCGTACGCTCCCGGTTTATCGTCTTAAGCGGTCATAACGACTTCGACTATGTGAAGGAAGCGATCCAGTATCATGTAGAGAACTACTTATTAAAGCCGGTAAACGTAGACGAGTTAAAGCAAACCGTTCGCCAGGTGACCAAGAAGCTCGAGACAGAGCAGCTGCGGCACGTCATCGACATCGAAGGAAAAGAGATGATCAAGCATAACGTCTTGAATCGGATCGTCCATCAACAGATCAGCTCATATGAGTTTAAGAATAAACTGGAACTGTTCCAACCGGATATGCGCCTAACCGACGCCGACGCGCAAGTCGCGGTCATCGACTTCTCCTCGGACGATCCTGACGGCCGGTGGATGGCGCCTGAGATGCTTCGCGAGGTCGAACGGATGTGTCTATCGACGATCGATCCCGCACAGGCGATCCCTTTCATCGATTTCGCCGGACGCGTCGTCGTTATCTATATGCTTAGGAACGGCGCGCCCGGCCAAGCGCGAATGCAACGGGATTTGCAGAACGTCTATGACCGCTCCGCGAAGCCCGCCGGAATTCGCTGGATGATGACTGTCGGGAATGCCGTAAGCAGCTATAAGCTGCTGCATGAGTCCTATCGGAACGCTTTGGACGCTCAGCCGGCGCGGCTGTATTACAACGAGCGGGACGTTATCTTTTACGAGGAGGTTCAGCGGAAGCGGACGCCGGACAAGCCGGCCATGTCGATGGACTACCGACTTATCGAAGAGTTGACGCTCGAGTGCAAAGGGGATGAGCTTGTAGCGTACATCCGGGACGGCTTCGATAGGTTCGGCCGGGAAGAGGCGGATCCTCATTCCGTTCGGTTCGTAGCTTTGGAAGTCGTGATTTCCTTGCTCCGGGTTCTTCGCGCCGAAGGGGTCGCGCCGTCGCAGGTGTTTGAAGACGAGCATCGACTGCTGCACCTGGTCAACGAGTTCAATGACATGGAACGGTTGCTTCACTGGCTGCTGCTGAAGACCGATAAGACCGTCCTGGCCATCGAAGCTCGGAAGGCGTCCAGCCTAAGCAAGGTGACGAAGGATTTGCTCGCGTACATCGACCGGTATTATCATGAAAATTTTTCGCTAAAGTCGCTTGCGCAAGAGATGCATTTCAACGCCGTCTACATGGGCCGTCTGTTTCGCAACGAAACCGGCGAGGTGTTCTCCGAATACGTTACCCGGGTCCGAATCGATAAGTCTCTCCACCTGCTGCGAAGCACCAACAAGAAGGTTAACGAAATCGCCAGAGCGCTTGGGTTTAACAACGCGAACTATTACTGCGCCGTGTTCAAGGAGCGGATGGGGGTCACTCCTACGGAATACCGGAATCGCAAAAGGGCCGTCCCAAGGTAG